Part of the Propionimicrobium sp. PCR01-08-3 genome, AGGCGCGCCAGGTATCTCGGGCGCGCGTGTCGATTTCGGGCGCAGCTGGGGCGTACGGCCGCCCTGGGGCGCGGCTGCCTCATCCATATGGCTCCGCTGGGGCTATCCGTGTGTCGCGGCTGCCTCATCCGTGTCCGGCACAGCTGGGCCGTGGCGCAACCGTGATCCGATCTGAGTAGGGATCCGGCTGCCAACTTGGTAGGCTACAAGAGTTTGCGTGCCCTGTGCGCTTGGCGCACCCGTCCCCACGCCGATCCATCATCGAGTCAATGAAAGAGGGAACCGGATGGTCTCCGCCTTCCTCAACGCGTTTAGGACGCCGGACCTTCGCAAGAAGATCCTGTTCACGTTGGGCATCATGGTCCTGCTGCGGCTGGGATCGACGATCCCCACCCCAAATGTGAACGCGGCGGCCATCCGCACATGCGCGACCGACGCCACCAGCGGCGAGGCCGCAGGCGTCTACTCGATGATCAACATGTTCTCCGGTGGGGCGTTGCTGCACCTGTCGATCTTCGCGCTCGGTGTGATGCCCTACATCACCAGTTCGATCATTCTGCAGTTGCTCACCGTGGTTATCCCCAGACTGGAGACCCTCAAGAAGGAGGGCGGCTCGGGCCAGCAGAAGATCACCCAGTACACCCGCTGGCTGACCATCGTGCTGGCGGTCCTGCAGGCCACCTCGTTCACCATGCTCGCGGTGAACGGCAATTTGTTCACCACCTGCTCGCTGGACATCGTGTACTCGAACGACATCTTCCCGATCGTCGTGATGATCCTGACGATGACCGCCGGTACGTCGGTCATCATGTGGTTCGGTGAACTCATCACCGATCGTGGTGTCGGCAACGGCATGTCGGTGATCATCTTCACCCAGATCGCAGCGCGGTTCCCGGCGTCCATGTGGAATATCCGCAACGGGCAGCCCGACCCGAATCGTGGCCTGCTGGTGATGTTGTTGGTGATCGCCGTCGGCCTGCTGGTGATGGCCGGCGTGGTCTACGTCGAGCAGGCGCAGCGCCGGATTCCCGTGCAATACGCGAAACGGATGGTCGGCAACCGGCTGCTGGGCGGGTCGTCCACCTACATTCCGCTGAAGGTCAACCAGGCGGGCGTCATCCCCGTCATCTTCGCCAGCTCCATCCTTTATCTACCCGTGCTGTTCACGATGTTCTCGCCGACCGGCAAGGTCGCCGAATGGATCACCACGAACATGGCGACCGGTACCGGGCTTTGGTACAACATCATCTTCTTCGTGCTGATCGTCTTCTTCGCGTACTTCTACGTCTCGATCACCTTCAACCCGGTCGAGATCAGCGACAACATGAAAAAGTACGGCGGATTCATTCCCGGAATTCGCGCGGGACGGCCGACGGAACGGTATCTGGCCTATGTGCTCTCGCGCTTGACCGCCCCGGGCGCGCTTTACCTTGGTATCATCTCGCTCATCCCATCGGTGGCAATCCTGCTGTTCAATGCTGATCAGAACTTCCCGTTCGGCGGGACGAGCCTCCTCATCATGGTGGGTGTTGGCCTCGACACGGTGAAGCAGATCGAGAGCCAGCTGCACCAGCGACACTACGAAGGATTCCTCAAATGAGATTGATCATCATGGGGGCTCCGGGCGCAGGTAAAGGCACCCAGGCCCCGCACATCGCCGAGCACTTTGGCATTCCCGCGATCTCGACCGGCGACATGTTCCGCGCGAACGTCAAGCAGAAGACACCGTTGGGCGTCAAGGTCGAGGCCATCTTGGCGGCGGGCGACTACGTGCCGGACGAACTCACCGAGCAGATCGTCGCGTCCCGCC contains:
- the secY gene encoding preprotein translocase subunit SecY; this encodes MVSAFLNAFRTPDLRKKILFTLGIMVLLRLGSTIPTPNVNAAAIRTCATDATSGEAAGVYSMINMFSGGALLHLSIFALGVMPYITSSIILQLLTVVIPRLETLKKEGGSGQQKITQYTRWLTIVLAVLQATSFTMLAVNGNLFTTCSLDIVYSNDIFPIVVMILTMTAGTSVIMWFGELITDRGVGNGMSVIIFTQIAARFPASMWNIRNGQPDPNRGLLVMLLVIAVGLLVMAGVVYVEQAQRRIPVQYAKRMVGNRLLGGSSTYIPLKVNQAGVIPVIFASSILYLPVLFTMFSPTGKVAEWITTNMATGTGLWYNIIFFVLIVFFAYFYVSITFNPVEISDNMKKYGGFIPGIRAGRPTERYLAYVLSRLTAPGALYLGIISLIPSVAILLFNADQNFPFGGTSLLIMVGVGLDTVKQIESQLHQRHYEGFLK